One segment of Corynebacterium atrinae DNA contains the following:
- the glf gene encoding UDP-galactopyranose mutase — MTETYDLIVVGSGLFGLTVAERAATQLGKRVLIVERRDHLGGNAYSEAEPNTGIEIHKYGAHLFHTSNKKVWDYVNQFTDFTGYQHRVFAMHDGTAYQFPMGLGLINQFFGQYYSPDEAKALIKEQAAEIDSADATNLEEKAISLIGRPLYEAFIRDYTAKQWQTDPKNLPAGNITRLPVRYTFNNRYFNDTYEGLPVDGYAAWLQRMADNELIDVALDTDWFVVRDELRAASPDAPVIYTGPLDRYFDYSAGELGWRTLDFETEVLETGDFQGTPVMNYNDAEVPYTRIHEFRHFHPEREDVYPKDKTVIMKEYSRFAEEGDEPYYPINTPDDREKLLAYRELAAAEARDNQVLFGGRLGTYQYLDMHMAIASALTMFENKLVPFFDEGAALEQGRGH, encoded by the coding sequence ATGACGGAAACCTATGACCTCATCGTTGTCGGCTCGGGACTATTCGGCCTTACCGTGGCCGAAAGGGCGGCTACCCAACTGGGCAAGCGGGTGCTCATCGTCGAGCGCCGCGATCACCTTGGCGGAAACGCCTACTCGGAGGCTGAGCCGAACACGGGCATCGAGATCCACAAGTACGGCGCGCACTTGTTCCATACCTCTAATAAGAAGGTGTGGGACTACGTCAACCAGTTCACGGATTTCACGGGTTACCAGCATCGTGTCTTCGCCATGCACGACGGCACGGCGTACCAGTTCCCCATGGGCCTGGGGCTGATTAACCAGTTCTTCGGCCAGTACTACTCGCCCGACGAGGCGAAGGCTTTGATCAAGGAGCAGGCCGCCGAGATCGATTCCGCCGACGCGACCAACCTGGAAGAAAAGGCGATCTCGCTCATCGGCCGCCCGCTCTACGAGGCGTTCATCCGCGATTACACCGCCAAGCAGTGGCAGACGGACCCCAAGAACTTGCCGGCGGGCAACATCACTCGTCTGCCCGTCCGCTATACCTTCAATAACCGCTACTTCAATGACACCTACGAAGGCCTACCGGTCGACGGCTATGCTGCCTGGCTGCAGCGCATGGCGGACAATGAGCTTATCGACGTCGCCCTGGACACCGACTGGTTCGTCGTGCGCGACGAGCTGCGCGCAGCGTCCCCCGACGCCCCGGTCATCTACACCGGCCCCCTCGATCGCTACTTTGACTACTCCGCCGGCGAACTGGGCTGGCGCACGCTCGACTTCGAAACCGAGGTGCTGGAGACGGGCGACTTCCAGGGCACGCCGGTGATGAACTACAACGATGCTGAGGTTCCTTACACCCGCATCCACGAGTTCCGTCACTTCCACCCGGAGCGCGAGGACGTCTATCCCAAGGACAAGACGGTCATCATGAAGGAATACTCCCGCTTCGCCGAGGAGGGCGACGAGCCCTACTACCCGATCAACACCCCCGACGATCGTGAGAAGCTCCTGGCCTACCGCGAGCTCGCCGCCGCGGAAGCCCGCGATAACCAGGTGCTTTTCGGTGGTCGGCTGGGAACGTACCAGTACCTGGACATGCACATGGCCATCGCTTCGGCGCTGACGATGTTCGAGAACAAGCTGGTGCCCTTCTTTGACGAGGGTGCGGCACTTGAGCAGGGGCGCGGCCACTAA